The genomic stretch ATTGCCACAGTTAAAACAAATCATAGTTTTTCACAACCTAAAAATTTTTTTTAAAAAGCTATTGAAAATTTAAAAATTTATGCGATAATATAATTAGAGAAATACATAAAAATTATACACAAAGAATGCTAATTTGAACAGAGCTTTTAAAAATAAGTGAAGCATATGTCGATAAAGGCAAACCTGTCGAAAGGCAGGGGCGCAAAGCCATGGGTCTGTCGGAAAAGGGTTTTTACCTTTTCCTATGATTGCCAGGCTGCCGAAACATATGTCCAAGGGTAAAGGGAGTAAAAAAGAGTATTTCCCTTTGGTAGAGAGGCACCTGGCAGTAAAGGCAGGTGCCTTTTGATATATTAAAATGAGCAAGATTTTGCTTGCTCAACTTAAAGGAGGTGTAAAAAGTTATGAAGCATCATGTTTTAAAGAAATGGTCAATTGCTATACTTTTGGTAATTATTTTATCATTAGGTTTGAGTAGCATTGCTTTTGCACAAGATGAAACTCCTATTCAATTTAGTGGTAGTTTTACTGTAACAAATGAAGGAGGAAAATTCCAGGTAGGCTTTGTAGAAATTGATTTTAAGAAAGACTCGCTACCTGATGGAATAGATGCAATTACCTTTTATGCACAGATATATGCTGAAAATGGAATTGTGTACATTGAATTTTCACCAGATGCTAAGTTCAAAAAAGATGTGCACCTAAGATGTGAAGGATATAAAGGGTACATCTATGATAGGTCTGCGGGGAAGAATATTTATGTCAAACTTAAAAAACAACAGCTAAAAACAGATCATTTTTCAAGGTTTGTATGGTCATTCTAAGATAATCCCTCTATCCTCATAACCCCTCGAACTCCTTTATATATTTTGAACGACCCTCATAATTAATATGAGGGTCGACTTTTTTTCTTTTCTTTCTTGACCTTATACATATTCTCATCAGCTATTTTAATCAAGTCTTCGGAGTTCAAATTGGAAGTTGGGGAATATTCAGCAAATCCATAGCTTATTTGAATCTTATAGGGCTTTTGGACTTTTGCGTTAAACTCGTCGATTTTATTTTGGATTCTTGTGAGAACAATATTAGCTTCTCTTATTGTTGCTTTATAAAGTATCAACACAAACTCATCTCCGCCATATCTGAATGCTATATCATAACTTCTGATACTTTCTTTTAGAATTTGAGCAAAGCTTTTTAAAAGTTCATCGCCTATTTGGTGGCCAAATGTATCGTTTACTTGTTTTAATCCATCGACATCAATAAAGCAAACAACAAAGTGTGTTTCATTCATTTTGGAGAGTTGTATCTGCTTTTCTAAATAAATCATTCCTTCATTTCGCGTAAACAGACCTGTCAGGTCGTCCAAAGATGCATATTTTTTAAACTCTTCTTGTTCTATTAAAATATCTTCACTCAAGTTTGCAATCACTTGTTTCATAGAATTAAATAAACTGATTAGAGCATAACGAGTGTTTGCAATATTTTTTTCTATCCTTTGGTAAAGATGAATTCGTTCAATTAATAAAGACGCTTGAGATGCAAGTGACAAAATAATTTCTTCATCTTCTTTTGTAAAGTCAACAATATTTTGGTAGATGTTGTCTTCTGTTAGCTTAATGGAGTTGTCTTTCTTTTTGTTTATTATCTGCAAAACACCAATCACATTGCCTTGATAATCAATCATGGGTATTGCCATAAGATTTAGGGTTTTATAATGTAAAGCTTGGTCGAAAAGTTTAAACTGCTGCAGGTGAGAATTTTGGATATTTTGAATGTTGTTAATTGTAACAGGAATGCCATTTTGGGCAACGTATCCGACAATGCTTTGATTATCTATAGGTATTTTATAACCAATGTAATTGAAATCAACTGAGTAGTTTTTGGAAAGTGTGATGACTAAATATTTTTGTCCTTCAAATTCTTTTACGATATAGAGGGTACCACCATCACTATTTGTGATGTCAATGCTTTCATTTAAGATCATTTCTAAAATGGTATCGACGTTTTTCTCTCGTGAAATTGTAATTCCAATTTTATTGAGTTTTCTGATTAGTCTTTTTAAATCTTGGGGATTATTATATTCGATCATTTTTTTCATCCCTCTCAGGTACAATTTCTTGAGGTATATTAAATCCTAAATTTTTAGCTAAATTTATATCAAACCTTTCATCAATATGTATACAATAAACCTGTTTTCTTTTTGAAGGTGGTATTTGTTCCGAAAGTTCCTTTATGGAAAGATGGGGATGATGGTTATGATTTGCTGAACAAGTGTCTTGGAATAAAAAATCTATTTCGCCTTCCAAAAATTTAGTTAGAATATAAAGAGGGATTGATTTTGAGTCCCCACTGTAATAAAATGTTACATTATTCAAGTAAATTAGATATCCAAAACAAGGCAATTCATTTACATGAACTTGTTCTAAGGATATTACCGTAAGTTTACTGAGATAGTTAACAAAGTCCTGAGGGGTTTTCAAAGTGTATATCTCATTTCTGATACCCATATAGTCAAGTAAATTTGATATTATTTCAGGTTGAGGAAAGATGAGAGTTATTTTCTTACTTAGTTGATAATAACAATACAATATTAATTGACCTAAACTTGCAATGTGGTCAGGGTGTGTATGAGTTATTAAAACATTTAAATGTAGATATTTTTCAAGTAGTTTCAAATTCAAAAGGGAATTTAATATACCTCCACCACAGTCAATTAAAAAAAGATTATCTTCCAAATCGAAGTAAGCAGAGGTATTGTTATAATTAGGATTAAAAGCACTTCCAATTCCCAGAAATTTCAAAGGGTTTTCCTTTGACATTTTTATTTCTTCACCACCATTTATTAATTAACAGCTTAAAAGCAATTTAAAGCTCTGCTCCAGTACTTTTTAAACCTTCACATATTTCCTCAAGAGTTTTTTCTTCTGAAGGCTTTATTTCATAGAAACTCCATTTGGTTTTGAATGAAAAGTTATAGTTTTGTGAATTTGCCTTTTCAATCATTTTTCTTTCTATCCTTTTGGCAATCATTTTAGCTTTTATCAAATCGACGTTATAAAGTAGAAGGACATACTCATTTTCTTTTACCATTACAGGAATATCATATATTCTTATTTCTGACGAAAGTACTTCATAGAATATATTTGATAATTTATTATCTGAAGTTTCGATTAATAAATAACATACAGTTATAATTGTCTCAGTAACTTTTGAGAGTTCAATTTGTTTTTTACAAAGTTCAAGTCCTTCTTTAAACTCAAGAACTTTTTTTCTTTTCTCATCTTGAAGATACTCTATGAACTTTTGCTGACCTGTCAGCATTATATCATTTAAAGTTAAAATTGATTTTTTTACCGAGTCGAAAATATTACTTAACATTTTTTGAGTATTTATTATCAGTTGTTCATTTTTTTGATAAAGCAAAATTCTGTCTAAAATGATTCCTAAAAGTGCCGAGATTGCTAATATTATTCTTGCATCGTTCTCAGTATAGTCAATAGTAAATATATGAGCATTATTTTCTTCAAGTTTTAATTGAGGTTTTGCCTTCTTATTAACAACTTGCAAAACTCCTGTAACACTGTTTGTGTAATCAAAAATTGGTACTATTATAGTGTTAATTGTAATATAATGCAAACTCCTGTCAAAAAATTTGAATTGCCTATATTCATGATTTTCAGGTAAAGATAAAGTGTTATTTATGACCACAGGTTTGCGATTAGAAGCAACATATCCTGCTAAACTAATAGAGTTTATAGGCAGTGAGTATCCCAAGTAAAACTCAAAATTGACTGATTGATTTTTTGTAGCTTTAATTACAAGTTTTTCCTCGTTTTCTATCATTTCTTTAAAATAAATTGTGGCACCATCACTTGTCGTAAGTTCTAAACATATATCAATGGTTTGACGGAGAATATCCTCTATATTTTTTTCAGTTGAAACATATAATATATAAGAGCTCAATTTCTCAAGAATATTTCGTAATTTCGAAATTTGGTCATAAAATTCTATCATAATGTCAAAGTCACCACTTTTAAGAAAATCGCTATATAAAATTATCGCAAAATTTAGATGGTAAATCAATATAGGCGTTTGCAAAATGGGTGGTGATTGAAGGTAAGAGTGCCAATACTAACATGGAATACAATCAAGATACAAAAAGAAAAGCAAAATGATAACCAAATATTATCTATACCAAAAAATAATCAGCGACAAACATATGACAAAAATTAACAATTTCAAAGAAAACAATAATATCCTGAGCCTTCTTAACTCCTTGTTTTAGAAGGTTAAGTAAAAACAAAACTGTAAATTTTTTGTAAGAAATAGATTTAAAAAAATTGTGGTTTTAAGCGATAAGTTTTTGATAGTCAATAAAGAAGCAATAGAGTTTGGTATTGTGAGCAAGGATGAATAAGAGCGAAAAAGTAATGGCTCAGAAGCAAGAAATCAGAGAAAATAGAAATATGGTCATAAGGACAGAATAGTATCAGAACCCATGTAGGATTTTAAGTGGTAAATAGTCTGCTCTACAGCGACACGTTTTTTGTAGAGGTCTAAAAACTCTTGAGAATTTCTGTTTATACATAGGAAAGAGCGAAAATCGTCAGGGTAAGTGTAAACTATTGCCCCTGATTTAGAGGTAGTACAAGGTTGAGGGCAAGAGCAGATGCGTTTGCCATCTTTGTATTGTGACATAGGGCAAGTCCATTTAAGGCGCAAAGAGCGATTTTTACCCTGACATTTGCCTTCAGGTTTAAAAGGTTGATTGAACTTTTTACAAGAAGAAGCACCATCCTCAGAAATAACGATATTAGGGTCTGATGTAGGTATAGTATTTTTAGAAGTTCTTGTATTCAGAAGGATAACGATTTTGGAGAAGTTAAAGGTATTTTTTAAAGTGGAGTATATGTTGTGGGAATCCAAAGCACTGTCAGCGATTGATGGTAGAGAAATTATTGGGGATGTAGGAGAATAGAGTTTTGAGCGAAGGAATTAAAGCGGCAGAAGTCGGAGATAGCTTTTGCTTCTTGTTTGTCCGAGGAAGCAGAATCATAGTTAAATAGAGGAACTAAAGCTAAAGGGATACCAAGAGCATTTGTAATGACAGCAAATTTCAAAGCCCAGCAGAAATGGCCATTTGTGAACATAAGGCGGATGTTAGGATTAGCGTTAGCACTTTTAGGCAAAGAAGAATAGACAGCAGAAGTAGATTTTGTCAGAAGACAGCTGCGGGTTAGCTTTTGAGGTATTTTTCAGCAGTAGATGAATGAATTTAGGGTTATTTTCACGAACCTTTGGAACAATACCAGTTGTGTCGAAGATTAAGATTGAAGAATCTTGGGGGCATTGTTGGAGAGAAATATTGTGTGCATGGATAGAGATATTTTGAAAGAGTTTATGGATTTCACTGTTAAATAGTTTTCTGAAGCGAGAGAAAGTAGAAATAGAGGGGACATTGCCATTTATTAAGTTACAAAATAAACGGAGTTCATAAGTGTTAAGAAGAACAGTGCGAAGCTGTGTAAGGGTATTTAGTTTGAGTAATTTTTGGACAAGGAAGCACAGAAGCATAGATTCTAAGGAGAAGTATCTATGCTTGCCAAAGTGTTTATAGTAAGCATTGTAGAAAGAAGAAGGTATGTAGTTTGACAAGTCGATGAATTTATTGAACAAGCCCAAGAGGGTATCAAGAGTTGTTAAGAAACCAAAGCCTTTAGGTGGGAGAATAAATCTAAAAATGAAAGTTGTTTAGGTTTGGTGTTGAACATTTTGGAACCCTCCTCATAGTAGAAGATTTGTTTTATATAATCATATTTTACTACAATTATGAGGAGGGTGACCAGACTTTTTTGATTCTATGTAAAGCTTGATAACGCTCGTCTTGAGCGTTTTTGCAAAAAGCTAATAAAGGTTAGAAATAAATTACACAATTTTGTAATCATTTGATAATATGAATTATAAAAATTATGGTTATAATGAAAGTATCACAATTAAAATAAATTTAAGAAAGGGGTTCAGAGGAGGATGAAATTATTTAAAAAGCGTCTTTTGCTGATATGTGTAATGTTGGTTTTTGCTATAGTACAAATTTTTTCTGCAATTGCTTTTGCGCAAGGCACATCAAATCCTATTTTTTCTGACCTTCCTCAAAATCACTGGGCTTATAACGCTGTAAAATTTATGGTAGAAAGAGGAATTATAACAGGTTATCCAGACAACACGTTCAGACCAAATAATCCAGTCACAAGGGCAGAGTTTGCAAGGATTATGGTAATTGGGTTAAATCTTCCTATCAAGGTTACAGACAATCCATCATTTAAAGATGTGCCAAAAGAACATTGGGCATATCCTTATGTAGAGACAGCAAAATATTATTTAACAGGTTTTAGAACTCAAAATGGAGATTATTTTAAACCATCTGACTATGCTGTAAGAGAAGATATGGCAGTTGCACTTGTAAAAGCCAAAGGGTTGCAAAACGAAAATGTTGATATGAACATCTTAAATAATTATGTTGACAAAGAACAAATATCAAAAAACCTTGCTAAATATGTTGCAATTGCAATTGCAAAGGGTATCATGGTAGGAACTCAAATTCCGAATTCAAATCAATATAAGTTTGATCCGCAAGGAATTCTTACTCGTGCTCAGGCAGCAATGCTACTGTACAATATTTTGAATACCCAATTAATCGAAGAAAAGATTACCTATGATGATAATTCTTCAACAGGTTCTAATCAGCAAAATAATTATCCTGTACCTAATGTCACTGCTTATACAAAGGGTGATAAGGTTGTACTTGTTTGGAATAGAATAAATGATAAAAAATTTAAAGGATATGCAATTGTTATCTCAAAAAACAATAGCCAACCCGGATATCCGCAAGATGGTTATCTTACAATCTTATCTGACAGAAATGCCAATTATATAGAAATTGGAGTAAACTCAAAATATAACAATGGCGATTTTGGAGCTTATATAAAGAGCGGAGAAGAGTATTATTTCAGTGTTACAGCAATCTATGAAGGAAATGTCAATGTAAAAGGCAATGCTGTAAAAATGAGAATGCCAATTATACCAAATTATTTTGAAAAACCATCTGTAAAGTATGAATATAAAGACAATAAATTTGTTTTAAGCTGGCAAAAGATAGACGATTCCCGACTCGTAGGATATTGGATTGTGATATCCAAAAAGAGTAAAGAACCTAAATATCCTGACAATGGTTATCTTGTTTTTATCAATGACAAAAATACAACTCAGATTGTTATTGACAACACAATTCCTTACAAAAGTGGAGATTTCGGTGAGTATTTAAAAGATGGTGAAGAATATTATTTTAGTGTAACAGCTCAGTATCAGGACAGGGTTGTCCCTGGGAATAGCATCAAGGCCATTTATTATTCTAATTTGGAGATTGCAAAATTAAGACCAAAATTGCAGGCAAAAACAGTAAGATGGAGGGGACAGTGGTATATAAACTTAAGATGGGACAAAATTGATAGCGATAAGCTTCAAGGATATAAAGTTGTAGTATCTGAGAAAAACTCAACACCCGACTTAAATAAAGATGGGTTACTGGCAGTAATATCAGATAAAAACGTTACTTCTGTAAATATCAAAGCAAAAGATAAGTATTTACTAAATGGAGAATATAAGGAACTCAAAAGAGGACATTACTATTACTTTACAGTTTATGCCATTTACTCTGATAGAGTAGTAGGTGGCAATGTAATTAGAATAAAGATACCATAAGAAGCTAAAGGGGCATTCCACAAAATGGTTTGCCCCTCATTTATATTTTTTTCTGGCAACTATTTTATTTTCTCCAGTCTTTCCTTTACACTTTTCAAATCCCTGTAAAAATCCTCTCTTTTGCCTGGGTCTCTTAAAAGTGCCGCTGGATGGTATGTAGCCATAATCCAAAATCCACCTTTTTCAAACCACTTTCCCCTGTCTTGAGTGATTTTAAGGTCTTTTCCAAGAATATATTTCATAGCTGTTGCACCAAGACAGACAATTATTTTTGGGGAGATAAGTTTTATCTGAGCTCTCAAAAAAGGCAAGCAGTTTTGCGCCTCTACCTCTGTTGGAACGCGGTTGTTTGGGGGTCTACACTTTAAAATGTTGCAGATATAAAAATCTTTTTCTCTTGAAAGCTCTAAAGAAGTCAAAGCCAAGTCCAAAAACTTTCCTGCTCTTCCTACAAACGGTTTGCCTTGCTTGTCTTCTTCTTCACCCGGAGCTTCACCAACAAACACAAGCTTTGCATTTTTGTTCCCATCACCCACAACAACGTTTGTGCGATTTTTGGAAATAGGGCACTTTTCGCACAAAAGACACGCACTTTCAAGCTCTTCCCATGTAAGCATACCTTTTCACCACGTCTTTGAAAATTTCCAAAGCTTTATCTATGTGAGTTTTTTGAACAATCAAAGGTGGAGCAAATCGTATTACATTGCCTCCACCACAGCTACTAGTCAAAAGTCCAGCTAACGCTAATTCTTTTACAAGATCTTTTACCGGGAAGGAAAATTCAACACCTATTAAAAGACCTAAACCTCTCACATCTGTTATAAAATCAAATTCTTTTTTTAGCTCAAGAAGTTTTTGTTTTAAGTATGTGCTCATTTTATTTACATTTTCAATTATATTTTCTTCTTCGATTATCTTCAATACTTCTAAAGCTGCTCTTGTTGCAAGCAAATTTCCACCAAAAGTTGAACCGTGCTCCCCTGGTTCAAATGTGGCAACCTCTTTTTTGCAAAGCATAGCTCCAATCGGCACACCATTTCCAAGCCCTTTTGCAAGAGTAATTATATCAGGTGTTATATCATACTGCTCAAAACCAAAAAGACTTCCGCACCTTCCAATTCCTGTTTGAATCTCGTCAATTACAAACAAGAGCCCATGTTCTTTGCAAAGGCTATAAAGCTTTTGTACAAATTCTTTTGAAAGTACCTTTATTCCGCCCTCTGCCTGAACAAGCTCAATCATAACCGCTGCTGTTTTGTCGTCTATAGCATTTTTTATCTTTTCAATGTCTGCTTCAACGTTTATAAATCCTTCTGGCATTGGTTCAAAGGGCTTTTGATACTTTTTTTGACCTGTTGCAGCAGTTGTTGCAAGAGTTCTTCCATGGAACGAATTTTCAAGTGTGATGATTTTATATTTAGAAAGCCCTTTTTTATAAAAATAATTTCTCACAAGCTTTATTGCAGCCTCGTTTGCCTCAGCCCCAGAGTTACAGAAAAATACTTTGTCAAATTTAGAAACTTCAGCAAGTTTTTTTGCCAAAAGTGCTTGAGGTTCAATATAAAACAGGCTTGATGTGTGTATAAGCTTTTCAATCTGTTCTTTCAGGGCAGCAACAAATTTTGGGTGGCTGTGCCCCAAATTGCACACAGAAATTCCAGAAATAAAATCAAGATATTCTTTATTTTGGCTGTCATAAAGAATGCATCCTTCTCCTCTTACAAATGCAAGTGGTATTCGACTGCCAAAAACGTTGACATAGTACTGTGAATCATAAGAGATTATCTCATCTAACTTCATTGTTTTGGTCCCTCACTCAAATGTTTTTAATAATTATACATCAACATTTATATTTATTCAACATCAGCTGACTTTTTGCCTTTGAAGATTTTATAGACAACATAACCCACAATTGCAGCAATTATTAGGGCTAATATAAGATAATCAAAACCTTTTAAATGCTCTTCAATTGACTTCCAATTATCTCCAAGTTTTTTGCCAAGATACACAAAAAGGAAGCACCATGGGAATGAACCAAGGATTGTATAAAAGCAAAACTTTGCAAAATTCATCTTTGCAATTCCAGCAGGAAGTGAGATGAATGTTCTTATAATAGGCAGAAGTCTGCTTAAAAATATAGTAATTTCCCCTCTTTTTTGAAAGAATTTTTCTGCTCTTTCGAAATCGTGCTTTGAGATAAAAAAGTATTTACCGTACTTGAGTATAAATGGCCTTCCGCCAAAATACCCTATTACATAGGCTATTACAGATCCTGCTAAACATCCCATGGTTGCAACAATGGTCATGGAAAGTACACTTCCAATTCCTTTGTATACAAGATACCCACCAAGTGGCAGGATGACTTCAGAGGGTATTGGAATGCAGGCAGACTCGAGCGTCATTCCTATGAATATGCCTGAATGACCAAACTGAGAGAGGTATTCAGCAATTGAGATAAATATTTGTTTTATAAACTCCATTTTTTCTTCCTCCAGAATTCTTTCATATAGTATTTTGAAATTAAATATCATGTAATTTGAGAGATATGTGTAGGTAAGGAGAACCATCCTACATGGGAAAAATTTTTGCAATTGTTTCTACAATCTTAGGGTCAATAATAGGTGCTGGTTTTTCTACCGGTCAGGAGGTTTTCTATTTTTTCTCTCAGTTCAAAGAAACAAGCATTTTTTATATTAGCCTTTCTTCCATTTTGATATTTCTTATTTTGCTTTATCTTATAAACATCAAAATTAAGAACAGAATAATTTTAATTATTTTCAAATATTACATATTACTCTTTTCTATAATCACATTAATAGTTATGTTTTCAGCATTTGGTCAGTTAGGAAAAGAATTTTTGGGAGCAAATAGATATATGTTTACTTTGCTTTGTTTTGTCTTGAGCATTGCAATTTTTAAACATGGTTTACTGGCAGTTATAAATATAAATAAAGTTGTGGTTAGCATTTTAACTACAACCATTATTTTAATTTTTCTAAGATTTGTACATAAAAGTGAATTAGTTTTTCAATTTGAAAGTTTACAATATATTTTTCCCAAAAATATTTTTAAACACTTTATCTTTCCTGTCCTTTACTCTACTTATAACTCACTAATTGCTTTTCCTGTAATAGATAGTCTCAAAAAAAGATTTAGCAAAAAGGAAATAAAAATATCAATAATAATATCATCAATACTAATTTTTTTGTTACTGAGTATTATAAACACATTGTTACTTTCAACGGGGAGTATTCAAATCTCCCAGATGCCTCTTTTGAAAGTTGAAAAGAATACTATTTTGCAGTATGTCCTTGTTACTTGTGCATTTTTAGAAATACTCACAACTACTCTTGCAAACTACATAGGGCTTTCTTATTCTATCAAAAATCCAAAAGTTGAATTTGCGATTATCATCGTTTCGCTTATTTTAGGTTTTAATGAGTTTCAGGATCTGCTGAGAAAACTTTATTCTCTCATGGGATATATAGGCCTTGGCATTATAGCAATGCTGAGCTTATCTACACTGCTCTTAAAAGATAGAAAGCTAAAATGACTGCAGCTAAGAAAAATCTATAATATGCAAAGATTTTAAAACCACTTTTTTTGACAATACCAAGCAAAAAATGAATTGCCAGAAAACCTACAACTGCCGATGTAAAAAAGCCAATTGCAAAGTTGGAAAACTCAGCAGACACATGATTGATGTTTTTTAAAAGCGACACAGCTCCTGCACCAAGTATAATAGGTGCTGACATCAAGAACGAAAATTTAGCTGCAGCTTCTTTTTTAAGACCAAGCAAAAGTCCTGTTGTCATTGTTATGCCAGATCGCGAAATTCCGGGGAAAAGAGCAAACGCCTGTGAGACACCAATTAAAGCTGCTTGCAACACATTCATCTTTGAAAGTTCCACTTTGTTTTTTGCGATTGAATCTACATAGTATAGTATGAATCCAAATACTGCAAGCACAATTGCAATCAAAAGATATTGTTTTCTAAAAACTTCTTCTACAATATTTTCAAAAAAGTATCCAAAAAGTGCACCCGGAATTGTTGCAACTATTATGAACCAAAGCAATTTTCCTTTTTCTGACTTTGGCTTTGCAATTCCTTGTACCACGATATCCAAGTAATCCTTCCAAAAATATACAAGTACCGCCAAGAGTGTTCCAAGATGCAAAGCAACATCAAATACAAGAGAGTGTTCTTTCCAGCCAAAAAGCCATGGGAAGATTATCAGGTGTGCAGAGCTTGAAATTGGCAAGAATTCTCCAAGCCCCTGCAATATTCCTAAGAAGATTGCTTGAAATGTTGTCAAAAGCCATACCCTCCTCTGTTTAAAAAAGTCTTAGACTAATCTATTATATCAAAAATATGTAATATGAAAAATTAAAATTCTACGAGAATTTGGTATAATAAAAGGGTATTAAACTTTATTCTTGTTAAGGAGCTGAGAACTAAAAGATGCTTGTACTTGGGATCGAGACATCATGCGATGAAACTTCTGCTGCAATTGTAGAAGATGGAAGAAAGGTTCTGTCAAATGTAATATACTCCCAGATAGATATTCATTATCAATTTGGTGGCGTTGTTCCAGAAATAGCTTCTCGCAAGCATGTTGAAAAAATTTCATACGTTGTTGATATGGCGTTCAAACAGGCAGGTTTGACTATAGACGACATTGATGGTATTGCTGCAACGTACGGACCTGGTCTTGTAGGTTCGCTTCTTGTTGGACTTTCTTTTGCAAAGGCATTAAGCTATGCCAGAAAACTTCCGTTTATTGCTGTGAATCACATTGAAGGGCATATTTATGCCAATTTTATAACATACCCTCAACTTACTCCACCACTAATTGTTCTTGTAGTCTCTGGAGGGCATACTAATCTAATTATTTTTAGAGATTTTGATGAATATGAAGTGGTTGGAAAAACAAGAGATGATGCGGCAGGCGAGGCTTTTGATAAGATTGCAAGGTATTTAGGGCTTGGATATCCGGGCGGTCCTGCCATAGACAAAATCGCAAAGCAAGGTGATGAGAACAAATACAAATATCCTGTTGCTGATGTTGATGGATACAATTTTAGCTTCAGCGGATTAAAATCTGCCGTGATAAACCATGTTCATGGGCTTTGGCAGGGGGGCGAAGAATTTAAAATAGAAGATGTTGCTGCGTCATTTCAAAAAACAGTTGTGAGCATACTTGTTGAAAAAACAATCAATCTTTCACTTGAGACAAATATAAGAAAAATAGCAGTTGCCGGTGGCGTTGCTGCAAACTCAAGGCTAAGAAACGAATTTTATAAAAGGTGTGCTGAGCACAATATTGAATTTTTTGTGCCTGACTTTAAGTACTGTACAGACAATGCAGCTATGATTGCTTCGTGTGGATACTTTAAGCTGCAAAAAGGAATAATATCATCTTACTGTGAAAATGCTGTCCCTTATATAAATCTTTTAAGCAAAAAAAGTTAATAGTTAATTACATCAATAATTTCCCTTTTATAATCTTGAGAAAGGTCCACAAAATAAGGAATGAGTACAGGTGGACCTTCTTTTCTTGCAACAACCTTCACGATTGGTCTTGTCTTGTTGAAAGGATTTTCTTCGTACACAATTGCAATCTCGCCAGTATTTAGAACAACAAAGCAACCCACCGGATATTTAACTACCATCTTTAAAAACTTTTGGACAATATCTTTGTCAAAATGAATACCCGAATATTTTGTAAGATAATCTGCCGCCTTTGTTGGCACTATTTTCTTTTTATACACTCTGTCTGCTGTAAGCGCATCGTAAACATCTGCCACTGCCACAATTTTGGCAAATAGTGGTATTTTATCACCTTTTAGTTTGAGAGGATATCCAGAACCATCAAGTCTTTCGTGATGCAAAAGTGCTACTTCTGCAACTTGTTCAGAAATACCATCCATGTTTTTTACAATTTGATATCCATATATAGTATGTTTTTTCATTTCTTCAAACTCTTCATCAGTAAGCTTTGCAGGTTTATTTAATATTTCATGGGGAATCTTCATCTTGCCAAAATCATGCAGAAGTGCTGCCAAAGCC from Caldicellulosiruptor kronotskyensis 2002 encodes the following:
- a CDS encoding sensor domain-containing diguanylate cyclase codes for the protein MIEYNNPQDLKRLIRKLNKIGITISREKNVDTILEMILNESIDITNSDGGTLYIVKEFEGQKYLVITLSKNYSVDFNYIGYKIPIDNQSIVGYVAQNGIPVTINNIQNIQNSHLQQFKLFDQALHYKTLNLMAIPMIDYQGNVIGVLQIINKKKDNSIKLTEDNIYQNIVDFTKEDEEIILSLASQASLLIERIHLYQRIEKNIANTRYALISLFNSMKQVIANLSEDILIEQEEFKKYASLDDLTGLFTRNEGMIYLEKQIQLSKMNETHFVVCFIDVDGLKQVNDTFGHQIGDELLKSFAQILKESIRSYDIAFRYGGDEFVLILYKATIREANIVLTRIQNKIDEFNAKVQKPYKIQISYGFAEYSPTSNLNSEDLIKIADENMYKVKKEKKKSRPSY
- a CDS encoding MBL fold metallo-hydrolase, whose amino-acid sequence is MSKENPLKFLGIGSAFNPNYNNTSAYFDLEDNLFLIDCGGGILNSLLNLKLLEKYLHLNVLITHTHPDHIASLGQLILYCYYQLSKKITLIFPQPEIISNLLDYMGIRNEIYTLKTPQDFVNYLSKLTVISLEQVHVNELPCFGYLIYLNNVTFYYSGDSKSIPLYILTKFLEGEIDFLFQDTCSANHNHHPHLSIKELSEQIPPSKRKQVYCIHIDERFDINLAKNLGFNIPQEIVPERDEKNDRI
- a CDS encoding GAF domain-containing protein, which produces MIEFYDQISKLRNILEKLSSYILYVSTEKNIEDILRQTIDICLELTTSDGATIYFKEMIENEEKLVIKATKNQSVNFEFYLGYSLPINSISLAGYVASNRKPVVINNTLSLPENHEYRQFKFFDRSLHYITINTIIVPIFDYTNSVTGVLQVVNKKAKPQLKLEENNAHIFTIDYTENDARIILAISALLGIILDRILLYQKNEQLIINTQKMLSNIFDSVKKSILTLNDIMLTGQQKFIEYLQDEKRKKVLEFKEGLELCKKQIELSKVTETIITVCYLLIETSDNKLSNIFYEVLSSEIRIYDIPVMVKENEYVLLLYNVDLIKAKMIAKRIERKMIEKANSQNYNFSFKTKWSFYEIKPSEEKTLEEICEGLKSTGAEL
- a CDS encoding S-layer homology domain-containing protein, which encodes MKLFKKRLLLICVMLVFAIVQIFSAIAFAQGTSNPIFSDLPQNHWAYNAVKFMVERGIITGYPDNTFRPNNPVTRAEFARIMVIGLNLPIKVTDNPSFKDVPKEHWAYPYVETAKYYLTGFRTQNGDYFKPSDYAVREDMAVALVKAKGLQNENVDMNILNNYVDKEQISKNLAKYVAIAIAKGIMVGTQIPNSNQYKFDPQGILTRAQAAMLLYNILNTQLIEEKITYDDNSSTGSNQQNNYPVPNVTAYTKGDKVVLVWNRINDKKFKGYAIVISKNNSQPGYPQDGYLTILSDRNANYIEIGVNSKYNNGDFGAYIKSGEEYYFSVTAIYEGNVNVKGNAVKMRMPIIPNYFEKPSVKYEYKDNKFVLSWQKIDDSRLVGYWIVISKKSKEPKYPDNGYLVFINDKNTTQIVIDNTIPYKSGDFGEYLKDGEEYYFSVTAQYQDRVVPGNSIKAIYYSNLEIAKLRPKLQAKTVRWRGQWYINLRWDKIDSDKLQGYKVVVSEKNSTPDLNKDGLLAVISDKNVTSVNIKAKDKYLLNGEYKELKRGHYYYFTVYAIYSDRVVGGNVIRIKIP
- a CDS encoding uracil-DNA glycosylase; its protein translation is MLTWEELESACLLCEKCPISKNRTNVVVGDGNKNAKLVFVGEAPGEEEDKQGKPFVGRAGKFLDLALTSLELSREKDFYICNILKCRPPNNRVPTEVEAQNCLPFLRAQIKLISPKIIVCLGATAMKYILGKDLKITQDRGKWFEKGGFWIMATYHPAALLRDPGKREDFYRDLKSVKERLEKIK